One segment of Fundidesulfovibrio soli DNA contains the following:
- a CDS encoding glycerol dehydrogenase has protein sequence MITTTLFPGRYVQGAGALSRLGSELSRFGNRHFLISSPHPLEHLLPAVLPSLDEAGAVRTEPFGRECTDHEIERLVSLALDFKAQSVTAVGGGKTLDTAKAVAARAGVPVAIVPTIASTDAPCSSVCIVYTPEGVFQRVEFLPRNPNLVLVDTAVVAQAPARFLMAGMGDALATWFEAESCRISRAKNIAGDAGSMTAHALACLCYETVRDWGQAALTACEAGVVTPALERVVEANTLLSGLGFESGGLGAAHSIHNGLTALPEARSRQHGEKVAFGVLASLFLTDKPVSLMDEVYALCEAVGLPTTLADLGLDGVTDHDLLRVGEKACAEGESIHNEPAEISPALVRAALKAADAEGRRRKRQPRATGVPGMRDS, from the coding sequence ATGATCACCACGACCTTATTTCCTGGCCGTTATGTCCAGGGCGCCGGGGCGCTCAGCCGTCTCGGCTCGGAGCTCTCCCGATTTGGAAACCGGCACTTCCTGATATCTTCCCCCCACCCCCTCGAGCATCTGCTGCCAGCCGTGTTGCCGAGCCTGGATGAGGCCGGGGCGGTACGCACGGAGCCGTTCGGCCGGGAATGTACGGATCATGAAATCGAACGCCTTGTTTCCCTGGCCCTGGACTTCAAGGCGCAGTCCGTGACCGCCGTCGGAGGGGGAAAGACGCTGGATACGGCCAAGGCCGTGGCTGCCCGCGCCGGAGTCCCCGTGGCTATCGTGCCCACCATCGCCTCCACGGACGCGCCATGCAGCTCCGTCTGCATCGTCTACACCCCGGAAGGCGTCTTCCAACGGGTGGAGTTTTTGCCCCGCAATCCGAATCTTGTCCTGGTGGACACCGCGGTGGTGGCCCAGGCCCCGGCGCGGTTCCTCATGGCGGGCATGGGCGACGCCCTGGCCACCTGGTTCGAGGCCGAATCCTGCCGGATCAGCCGAGCGAAGAACATCGCCGGCGACGCGGGCTCCATGACCGCGCACGCTCTGGCCTGCCTCTGCTACGAGACCGTTCGGGACTGGGGCCAGGCCGCCCTCACGGCCTGCGAGGCCGGCGTGGTCACCCCGGCCCTGGAGCGGGTGGTGGAGGCCAACACCCTTCTGAGCGGCCTGGGTTTCGAGAGCGGCGGCCTGGGCGCCGCCCATTCCATCCACAACGGCCTGACGGCCCTGCCCGAGGCCAGAAGCCGGCAGCACGGGGAGAAGGTGGCTTTCGGCGTCCTGGCTTCCCTCTTCCTGACGGACAAGCCCGTGTCCCTCATGGATGAGGTCTACGCCTTGTGCGAGGCCGTGGGGCTGCCGACGACCCTGGCCGACTTGGGTCTTGATGGAGTGACGGACCACGATCTTCTGCGCGTCGGGGAGAAGGCCTGCGCCGAAGGCGAGAGCATCCACAACGAGCCGGCGGAGATATCCCCCGCACTGGTGCGGGCGGCGTTGAAGGCCGCCGACGCCGAGGGCCGACGCCGCAAGCGCCAGCCGAGGGCCACGGGAGTGCCGGGCATGCGCGATTCTTGA
- a CDS encoding helix-turn-helix transcriptional regulator has product MPQPGVPIREHFEHVLFMPQCGHQLRCKLTWKDVGMPYPLEFLPGHEATFLLETIQKLITADSRETYISIIKSLNSIIPYDFATSGLVTLDNSGAVVGYDLLNINFTEQWISAYAEQKMYSIDVTVEENFRYYKTQCWRETYKKYDNPRKLLSFAHDFNLLNGYSCGAKGFGLFKKPSMISFVWNFNKNCEHISGLIEYLTPFIHVALSNVLHAQAAMSASGLLTKREKEVVSWLKEGKSSWEMSEILKVSESTINFHVNNIMQKLDAVNRAQVVAIALRNGIIDFD; this is encoded by the coding sequence ATGCCGCAGCCTGGCGTACCCATTCGGGAACACTTTGAACATGTGCTTTTCATGCCGCAGTGCGGCCATCAGTTGCGCTGCAAATTGACTTGGAAGGATGTCGGCATGCCGTATCCGTTGGAATTTCTTCCTGGACATGAGGCGACATTTCTACTGGAAACCATTCAGAAACTCATAACAGCAGATTCAAGGGAGACATACATATCGATCATAAAATCACTCAACAGCATAATCCCGTATGATTTTGCCACCTCAGGGTTGGTCACTCTCGACAATAGCGGAGCGGTCGTTGGCTATGATCTGCTGAATATCAATTTTACGGAACAGTGGATCTCCGCTTATGCTGAGCAAAAAATGTACAGCATCGATGTGACTGTTGAGGAGAATTTTAGATACTACAAAACGCAGTGCTGGCGCGAGACGTACAAGAAGTATGACAATCCCAGAAAATTGTTGTCCTTTGCGCATGACTTCAATTTGCTCAACGGCTACTCCTGTGGCGCGAAGGGTTTTGGCCTCTTTAAAAAGCCGAGCATGATTTCATTTGTTTGGAACTTCAATAAAAACTGCGAACATATTTCCGGGCTGATAGAATATTTGACGCCGTTCATCCATGTCGCACTGAGCAACGTGTTGCATGCGCAAGCGGCAATGTCCGCCAGCGGTTTGTTGACCAAGAGGGAAAAGGAAGTTGTGTCGTGGCTTAAAGAAGGAAAAAGTTCATGGGAGATGTCAGAAATCTTGAAGGTGAGCGAGTCGACGATCAATTTCCATGTGAATAATATCATGCAGAAGCTTGACGCGGTCAATCGGGCGCAAGTCGTTGCTATTGCGTTACGGAATGGAATTATAGACTTTGATTGA
- a CDS encoding metal ABC transporter ATP-binding protein has product MQQPAIELKGLSFGYDGPPVLEGLDLSVAGGEYLAVLGPNGGGKTTLLKLLLGLEQPTAGTVRVLGQEPSQAARLVGYMPQLTTHGRNFPISVLQTALLGRLDSRSWWPCWPRRDRDKAMECLERVGVAHLADRPLSDLSGGQRQRVFIARALAGEPRMLLLDEPTASVDPEGRASLQELLGELAKSLTVVLVSHDLSVISRHVTCVACINRTVHFHPRPEVTPEMFGMMYQCGPHGCPVEMIAHGIPHRVLAPHEVKP; this is encoded by the coding sequence ATGCAGCAACCCGCCATCGAACTCAAGGGCCTGAGCTTCGGCTACGACGGCCCGCCCGTGCTCGAAGGGCTGGACCTGAGCGTGGCCGGGGGCGAATACCTGGCCGTGCTCGGCCCCAACGGCGGCGGCAAGACCACGCTGCTCAAGCTCCTGCTGGGGCTGGAGCAGCCCACCGCGGGCACGGTGCGCGTGCTGGGGCAGGAGCCCTCGCAGGCCGCCCGCCTCGTGGGCTACATGCCGCAGCTCACGACGCACGGCCGCAACTTTCCCATCTCCGTGCTGCAAACCGCGCTGCTCGGGCGGCTGGACTCCCGCTCCTGGTGGCCCTGCTGGCCCCGCCGCGACAGGGACAAGGCCATGGAGTGCCTGGAGCGCGTGGGCGTGGCCCACCTGGCGGACAGGCCCCTGTCCGACCTCTCCGGCGGCCAGCGCCAGCGCGTGTTCATCGCCCGGGCCCTGGCCGGGGAGCCCCGGATGCTCCTGCTGGACGAGCCCACCGCCAGCGTGGACCCCGAAGGCCGCGCCTCCCTGCAGGAGCTGCTGGGCGAGCTGGCCAAGAGCCTGACCGTGGTGCTGGTCAGCCACGACCTCTCCGTGATCTCGCGTCACGTGACCTGCGTGGCCTGCATCAACCGCACCGTGCACTTCCACCCCAGGCCCGAGGTCACGCCGGAGATGTTCGGCATGATGTACCAGTGCGGCCCCCACGGCTGCCCCGTGGAGATGATCGCCCACGGCATCCCCCACAGGGTGCTGGCCCCGCACGAGGTCAAGCCGTGA
- a CDS encoding energy-coupling factor ABC transporter ATP-binding protein, with product MTLIDIEDLYCGYLGREVITGLNLKLEPGGRVGLAGHTGSGKTTLLKTIMGLVRPVRGTVRVDGTTCSDAEGLRCARRVLGYLFQHPDDQLFCPTVIEDVAFGPLNLGRSPREAKEIAEECLEMVGLAGFGPRLTHRLSGGEKRLASLAGVLAMRPKALLLDEPTTGLDPESKARVAEVLTGLDLGLLVVSHEWDFLLQVAAEHYMLDHGHLHAVAASPHTHVHVHPLGDVPHNHDE from the coding sequence ATGACGCTCATCGACATCGAGGACCTGTACTGCGGCTACCTCGGCCGCGAAGTGATCACCGGCCTGAACCTGAAGCTGGAGCCGGGCGGGCGCGTGGGCCTGGCCGGGCACACCGGCTCGGGCAAGACCACCCTGCTCAAGACCATCATGGGCCTGGTGCGCCCTGTGCGCGGCACGGTGCGCGTGGACGGCACCACCTGCTCCGACGCGGAAGGCCTGCGCTGCGCCCGGCGCGTGCTGGGCTACCTGTTCCAGCACCCCGACGACCAGCTCTTCTGTCCCACCGTCATCGAGGACGTGGCCTTCGGCCCGCTGAACCTGGGCCGCTCACCGCGCGAGGCCAAGGAGATCGCGGAGGAGTGCCTTGAGATGGTCGGGCTGGCCGGGTTCGGCCCCCGGCTCACGCACCGCCTTTCAGGCGGGGAGAAGCGCCTGGCCTCGCTGGCCGGGGTGCTGGCCATGCGCCCCAAGGCCCTGCTGCTCGACGAGCCCACCACCGGCCTGGACCCGGAGAGCAAGGCCCGCGTGGCCGAGGTGCTCACCGGGCTGGACCTGGGGCTGCTGGTGGTCTCCCACGAGTGGGACTTCCTGCTGCAGGTGGCCGCGGAGCACTACATGCTCGACCACGGGCACCTGCACGCCGTGGCGGCCTCGCCCCACACCCACGTGCATGTGCACCCGCTGGGCGACGTGCCCCACAACCACGACGAGTAG
- a CDS encoding metal ABC transporter solute-binding protein, Zn/Mn family codes for MIRAFAGILVLLAFVLLGVAAQAAPLEVAVSVAPQKYFIQKLAGPLARVSVMVSPGADPHTFEPKASQMAQVAGARLYFAQGVEFEQVWLPRMAASNKGLTVVDATAGIELLPLEEHGHEKEVGHQHAKPASPSGKETDPHTWTSPRLAKVEAANMARALIQADPANAQAYESNLAALNREIDALDAAIREALRGLPEGASFLAFHPAWAYFAREYGLREVGIEVGGREPGPRILRKIIDESRKKGVKVVFVQPQFSRKAAQTVAEGIGATLAVADDLAEDWAANLLQVAKAFREAAR; via the coding sequence ATGATCCGCGCATTTGCAGGCATCCTCGTCCTGCTGGCCTTCGTGCTCCTGGGCGTGGCCGCCCAGGCCGCACCCCTCGAAGTTGCGGTCAGCGTGGCGCCGCAGAAATATTTCATCCAGAAGCTGGCCGGGCCGCTGGCTCGGGTCTCCGTGATGGTCTCCCCCGGTGCGGACCCGCACACCTTCGAGCCGAAGGCCAGCCAGATGGCCCAGGTGGCCGGGGCTAGGCTCTACTTCGCCCAGGGCGTCGAGTTCGAGCAGGTCTGGCTGCCCAGGATGGCCGCCTCCAACAAGGGGCTGACCGTGGTGGACGCCACCGCCGGCATCGAGCTGCTGCCCCTCGAGGAGCACGGCCACGAGAAGGAGGTTGGGCACCAGCACGCCAAGCCGGCCTCCCCCTCCGGCAAGGAGACAGACCCCCACACCTGGACCTCCCCCCGCCTGGCCAAGGTGGAGGCCGCCAACATGGCCCGCGCCCTGATCCAGGCCGACCCGGCCAACGCCCAGGCCTACGAGTCCAACCTGGCGGCCCTGAACAGGGAGATCGACGCCCTGGACGCCGCCATCCGGGAGGCTTTGCGCGGCCTGCCCGAGGGGGCCTCCTTCCTGGCCTTCCACCCGGCCTGGGCCTATTTCGCCAGGGAGTACGGCCTGCGCGAGGTGGGCATCGAAGTGGGAGGCAGGGAGCCTGGGCCGAGGATCCTTCGCAAGATCATCGACGAATCCCGCAAGAAGGGGGTGAAGGTGGTCTTCGTGCAGCCGCAGTTCTCCCGCAAGGCGGCGCAGACCGTGGCCGAGGGCATCGGGGCCACCCTGGCCGTGGCCGACGACCTGGCCGAGGACTGGGCCGCCAACCTGCTCCAGGTGGCCAAGGCCTTCAGGGAAGCCGCCCGGTAG
- the cbiM gene encoding cobalt transporter CbiM, whose amino-acid sequence MHISEGILSAPVLATGAALAAVGLGVGIRKLEGEALVRTGVLSAAFFAASLVHLPLGPASVHLILSGLMGALLGWAAFPAIFVGLLLQALLFQFGGLTVLGVNTVVMGLPAALTGLALRPLLRKGGPAFPVAAFLCGALSILGSLALLYTALVASGGELALFAGLFFWTHLALMGVEGVITLLILGFIKRLRPEYL is encoded by the coding sequence ATGCACATCTCAGAAGGCATCCTCTCAGCCCCGGTGCTGGCCACGGGCGCGGCCCTGGCCGCCGTGGGCCTGGGCGTGGGCATCCGCAAGCTGGAGGGGGAGGCCCTGGTGCGCACCGGCGTGCTCTCGGCGGCCTTCTTCGCCGCCAGCCTCGTGCATCTGCCCCTGGGGCCCGCCAGCGTGCACCTGATCCTCTCCGGGCTCATGGGCGCGCTGCTGGGCTGGGCGGCCTTCCCGGCCATCTTCGTGGGGCTTCTGCTCCAGGCGCTGCTCTTCCAGTTCGGCGGGCTCACGGTTCTCGGTGTGAACACCGTGGTCATGGGCCTGCCAGCCGCCCTCACTGGGCTGGCCCTGCGCCCGCTGCTGCGCAAGGGCGGCCCGGCCTTCCCGGTGGCCGCCTTCCTGTGCGGGGCGCTGTCCATCCTTGGCAGCCTGGCGCTGCTCTACACGGCCCTGGTGGCCAGCGGCGGTGAACTGGCCCTGTTCGCCGGGCTGTTCTTCTGGACGCACCTGGCGCTCATGGGCGTGGAGGGCGTCATCACCCTGCTCATCCTGGGCTTCATCAAACGCCTGCGCCCGGAGTACCTGTAG
- a CDS encoding metal ABC transporter permease: MIDILSYDFMRNALMAGLLASVACGIIGTLVVVNRVVFVAGGISHAAYGGVGLAFFLGLPVLPVTVAFSLGVAALMAKVTFGRRERADTVVGVLWAAGMAFGIILMDLTHGYNVDLMSFLFGSILSVPQSDLWLMAGLDALLAVVVAFGYRGFLAMSFDPEFAGLRGVPVKLLHLAMLCMIAVSIVMIIRVVGLILVIALLTIPPYLAERGGRSLGGMMVTSALYSMFFCLCGLALSYAFDLTSGASIIAVATVCFFASQGFKGRRA, translated from the coding sequence GTGATCGACATCCTCTCCTACGATTTCATGCGCAACGCGCTCATGGCCGGGCTGCTGGCCAGCGTGGCCTGCGGGATCATCGGCACGCTGGTGGTGGTCAACCGGGTGGTGTTCGTGGCGGGGGGCATCTCCCACGCGGCCTACGGCGGCGTGGGCCTGGCCTTCTTCCTGGGCCTGCCCGTGCTGCCGGTGACGGTGGCCTTCTCCCTGGGCGTGGCCGCGCTCATGGCCAAAGTGACCTTCGGGCGGCGGGAGCGGGCCGACACCGTGGTGGGCGTGCTTTGGGCCGCGGGCATGGCCTTCGGCATCATCCTCATGGACCTGACCCACGGCTACAACGTGGACCTCATGAGCTTCCTGTTCGGGTCCATCCTCTCGGTGCCCCAGTCCGACCTGTGGCTCATGGCCGGGCTGGACGCGCTGCTGGCCGTCGTGGTGGCCTTCGGCTACCGGGGCTTTCTGGCCATGAGCTTCGACCCGGAGTTCGCCGGGCTGCGCGGCGTGCCGGTCAAGCTCCTGCATCTGGCCATGCTCTGCATGATCGCGGTGTCCATCGTGATGATCATCCGGGTGGTGGGCCTGATCCTGGTGATCGCCCTGCTGACCATTCCGCCCTACCTGGCCGAGCGCGGCGGGCGCTCCCTTGGCGGGATGATGGTCACATCCGCCCTCTACTCCATGTTCTTCTGCCTGTGCGGCCTGGCCCTCTCCTACGCCTTCGACCTGACCTCGGGCGCGAGCATCATCGCGGTGGCCACGGTGTGCTTCTTCGCCAGCCAAGGCTTCAAGGGCAGGCGCGCCTGA
- the cbiQ gene encoding cobalt ECF transporter T component CbiQ, giving the protein MAPAPAPAPALDGRSRLAGAVALCVAAAVCNNWLGAGLALACGLTALALGWDGPGPLLRRMALVNVFFLGLLATVPFAVPGSPLFYMAGWPFSREGLALAALMTAKGNAIMLIFWGLVRPLSPAEFGAALSGLGMPDKLCLILALTARYLELMRREWDRLLTAARLRGFDPGTSRRTWSTYALLLALLFIRAMDRAGAIHQAMLCRGFDGRFRSLGTSGWRAADTALCLACAVLACAVLFTEAL; this is encoded by the coding sequence GTGGCCCCGGCACCCGCTCCCGCACCCGCATTGGACGGCCGCTCCAGGCTGGCCGGGGCTGTGGCCCTCTGCGTGGCCGCCGCCGTCTGCAACAACTGGCTCGGGGCGGGCCTGGCCCTGGCCTGCGGGCTCACCGCCCTGGCCCTGGGCTGGGACGGCCCCGGGCCGCTCCTCAGGCGCATGGCCCTGGTCAACGTCTTCTTCCTGGGGCTTCTGGCCACGGTGCCCTTCGCGGTGCCGGGGTCGCCGCTCTTTTACATGGCGGGCTGGCCCTTCAGCCGCGAGGGCCTGGCCCTGGCGGCGCTGATGACCGCCAAGGGCAACGCCATCATGCTCATCTTCTGGGGGCTGGTGCGGCCGCTCAGCCCGGCGGAGTTCGGCGCGGCCCTTTCTGGGCTGGGCATGCCGGACAAGCTCTGCCTGATCCTGGCCCTGACCGCCCGCTACCTGGAGCTCATGCGCCGGGAGTGGGACCGGCTGCTCACAGCGGCCAGGCTGCGCGGCTTCGACCCAGGCACCAGCCGCCGGACCTGGAGCACCTACGCCCTGCTGCTGGCCCTGCTGTTCATCCGGGCCATGGACAGGGCAGGGGCCATCCACCAGGCCATGCTCTGTCGGGGCTTCGACGGCCGCTTCCGCAGCCTGGGAACCAGCGGCTGGCGCGCGGCGGACACCGCCCTGTGCCTGGCCTGCGCCGTCCTGGCCTGCGCGGTGCTGTTCACGGAGGCGTTATGA
- a CDS encoding SDR family oxidoreductase, whose amino-acid sequence MTGTDRNAPVLVTGATGYVGGRLAPLLLERGWRVRAVARSLDKLGCRPFASHPRCELAKADMHDPDSLREALRGCRAAYYLVHSMNPATKDFAAADLAAARTFAQACAEAGVERIIYLGGLGDERDANLSHHLRSRLETAKALASGPVPVTFLRAAIILGAGSASFEILRNLAERLPIMITPSWVRTLCQPISIRNVLEYLAGCLEHPETAGQTYDIGGPDVLAYGELFQLYAQVAGLRRRIIIPVPFLSPRLSRLWVRLITPVSPSLITPLIEGLRNEVVCRENRIREIIPLELQSCRDTFAAARRDLAMRLVPTCWADAGAAQPPEWLICGDAPSSGGPVFDMGFKALLDRPPRLVWPALQGIGGENGWYFADILWKLRGLMDRLAGGEGLGPGRWHPGELRPGDALDCWRVHEASPPSRLTLLATMKSPGEAALEFTLAPMEGGRCELTLLPRFQPRGLAGLAYWYAMYLPHLVLFPGLIRRLAQAAGARVLRGPWRFSPPSAEACQLPGRRTGQG is encoded by the coding sequence ATGACCGGAACGGATCGCAACGCACCCGTGCTCGTCACCGGGGCCACGGGCTACGTGGGCGGCAGGCTCGCCCCCCTTTTGCTGGAGCGCGGCTGGCGCGTGCGCGCCGTGGCCCGCTCCCTGGACAAGCTCGGCTGCCGCCCCTTCGCCTCCCACCCCCGCTGCGAACTGGCCAAGGCGGACATGCACGACCCCGACTCCCTGCGCGAGGCATTGCGCGGTTGCCGCGCGGCCTACTACCTGGTGCACTCCATGAACCCCGCCACGAAGGACTTCGCCGCAGCCGACCTGGCCGCGGCCCGGACCTTCGCCCAGGCCTGCGCCGAGGCCGGGGTGGAGCGCATCATCTACCTCGGCGGGCTGGGCGACGAGCGCGACGCCAACCTCTCGCACCACCTGCGCTCCCGCCTGGAAACGGCCAAGGCCCTGGCCTCCGGCCCGGTGCCGGTGACGTTCCTGCGCGCGGCCATCATCCTGGGTGCGGGCAGCGCCTCCTTCGAGATCCTGCGGAACCTGGCGGAACGCCTCCCGATAATGATCACCCCCAGCTGGGTTCGCACCCTCTGCCAGCCCATCTCCATCCGCAACGTGTTGGAGTACCTGGCGGGCTGCCTGGAGCATCCCGAGACCGCGGGCCAGACCTACGACATCGGCGGGCCGGACGTGCTGGCCTACGGCGAACTGTTCCAGCTCTACGCCCAGGTGGCCGGTCTGCGCCGCCGGATCATCATCCCCGTGCCGTTCCTCTCCCCACGGCTGTCGCGCCTGTGGGTGCGGCTGATCACCCCGGTGTCTCCCTCCCTGATAACACCCCTGATCGAAGGACTGCGCAACGAGGTGGTCTGCCGGGAGAACCGCATCCGGGAGATCATCCCCCTGGAGCTGCAAAGCTGCCGCGACACCTTCGCCGCAGCCCGGCGGGATCTGGCCATGCGGCTGGTTCCCACCTGCTGGGCGGACGCCGGGGCCGCGCAGCCGCCCGAGTGGCTGATCTGCGGCGACGCGCCCTCCTCCGGCGGCCCCGTGTTCGACATGGGCTTCAAGGCCCTGCTGGACAGGCCGCCCCGGCTGGTCTGGCCCGCGCTGCAAGGCATCGGGGGCGAGAACGGCTGGTACTTCGCCGATATCCTCTGGAAGCTGCGCGGCCTGATGGACAGGCTGGCCGGAGGCGAAGGCCTGGGGCCCGGCAGGTGGCATCCGGGCGAACTGCGCCCCGGCGACGCCCTGGACTGCTGGCGCGTGCACGAGGCCAGCCCGCCGTCCCGCCTGACCCTGTTGGCCACCATGAAGTCACCCGGGGAGGCGGCCCTGGAGTTCACCCTCGCCCCGATGGAGGGCGGGCGCTGCGAACTGACGCTGCTGCCCCGCTTCCAGCCGCGCGGCCTGGCTGGCCTGGCCTACTGGTACGCCATGTATCTGCCGCACCTGGTGCTGTTCCCGGGGCTGATCCGCAGGCTGGCCCAGGCCGCCGGCGCGCGCGTGCTTCGCGGGCCGTGGCGCTTCAGCCCGCCATCCGCAGAGGCCTGCCAGCTGCCGGGGCGCAGGACAGGGCAGGGCTGA
- a CDS encoding superoxide dismutase, with protein sequence MNHSEHDEASQGGMTRRQFGALAVSAAAVTAAASAFPGVAGAQAGPGVTFPMPELGYPLEALEPVISAKTLSFHYGKHTKAYYDNTNKALEGKPTAGLTLEKVFMDAAKDPAAVGLFNNAAQAWNHTFYFNGMKKGGGGEPTGKLAEKIKAAFGGYDGFVKEFMTAATTQFGSGWAWLVADGDALKVVKTPNAMNPLVNNQKPLLTVDVWEHAYYLDYQNLRGDYVKAFLDKLVNWDFVAKNLG encoded by the coding sequence ATGAATCACTCGGAACATGACGAAGCCTCGCAGGGCGGCATGACCCGCCGCCAGTTCGGCGCCCTGGCCGTTTCAGCCGCAGCCGTGACGGCAGCGGCGAGTGCCTTCCCCGGCGTGGCCGGGGCCCAGGCCGGGCCGGGCGTCACCTTCCCCATGCCGGAGCTGGGCTATCCCCTCGAGGCCCTGGAGCCGGTCATCTCCGCAAAGACCCTGAGCTTCCACTACGGAAAACACACCAAGGCCTACTACGACAACACCAACAAGGCCCTGGAAGGCAAGCCCACCGCCGGGCTCACCCTGGAGAAGGTCTTCATGGACGCCGCCAAGGATCCGGCCGCCGTGGGCCTGTTCAACAACGCGGCCCAGGCCTGGAACCACACCTTCTATTTCAACGGCATGAAGAAGGGCGGCGGTGGTGAACCCACGGGCAAGCTGGCTGAGAAGATCAAAGCCGCTTTCGGGGGGTACGACGGCTTCGTGAAGGAGTTCATGACCGCGGCCACGACCCAGTTCGGCAGCGGCTGGGCCTGGCTGGTCGCCGACGGCGACGCGCTCAAGGTGGTCAAGACCCCCAACGCCATGAACCCCCTGGTGAACAACCAGAAGCCGCTGCTCACGGTGGACGTCTGGGAGCACGCCTACTACCTGGACTACCAGAACCTGCGCGGCGACTACGTGAAGGCCTTCCTGGACAAGCTGGTCAACTGGGATTTCGTGGCCAAGAATCTGGGGTAG